One window from the genome of Oryctolagus cuniculus chromosome 1, mOryCun1.1, whole genome shotgun sequence encodes:
- the LOC100342097 gene encoding regulator of G-protein signaling 19, producing the protein MHIPAGRSVSRAFLRTEYSEENMLFWLACEELKAVGNQHVVDEKVRLIYEDYVSILSLKKVSLDSRVREGINRKMQEPSAHTFDGAQLQIYTLMHWDSYPRFLSSPTYHAHLLRGAPRSSSEA; encoded by the coding sequence ATGCACATCCCTGCGGGCCGCAGCGTGTCCCGGGCCTTCCTGCGCACGGAGTACAGTGAGGAGAACATGCTCTTCTGGCTGGCCTGCGAGGAGCTCAAGGCCGTGGGCAACCAGCACGTGGTGGACGAGAAGGTGCGGCTCATCTACGAGGACTACGTGTCCATCCTGTCCCTGAAGAAGGTCAGCCTGGATTCCCGGGTGCGGGAAGGCATCAACAGAAAGATGCAGGAGCCGTCCGCACACACGTTCGACGGCGCGCAGCTGCAGATCTACACGCTGATGCACTGGGACTCCTACCCCCGCTTCCTCAGCTCCCCCACCTACCATGCCCATCTGCTCCGGGGAGCCCCACGGTCCTCCTCCGAGGCCtag